From Caretta caretta isolate rCarCar2 chromosome 9, rCarCar1.hap1, whole genome shotgun sequence, one genomic window encodes:
- the TMEM212 gene encoding transmembrane protein 212, translating into MKTKSLYEGTGGTLITFGIISIFSGIFAFFPVFSYKPWFAGWSVRITCPIWNGTLAVIAGVLILLADRGQTQRSLWEASFTFGILSIMGSPIQFAVAIVSILLGPYCYYSFAGIAGTNYLGYAVLFPFPYKEFMSLCKDPLHYEWYHLVLQILDLCSSFVMFCGSLAIVIKLTARLLQFGHLNVSINHYRESGLLPITQ; encoded by the exons aTGAAAACAAAGAGCCTGTATGAGGGTACCGGAGGGACACTTATTACCTTTGGGATTATAAGCATTTTCTCTGGAATTTTTgctttctttcctgttttttcttaTAAGCCTTGGTTTGCTGGCTGGAGCGTTCGAATCACCTGTCCCATCTGGAATGGAACTTTG GCTGTTATTGCTGGTGTACTTATTCTTTTGGCTGACAGAGGACAAACACAAAGATCACTT TGGGAAGCTAGCTTCACCTTTGGCATATTGAGCATCATGGGCTCCCCAATTCAATTTGCTGTTGCAATTGTCTCCATCCTGCTTGGTCCATATTGCTACTATTCATTTGCTGGGATTGCAGGGACCAACTATCTCGGTTATGCAGTTTTGTTCCCTTTTCCCTACAAGGAATTTATGTCTCTTTGCAAGGACCCATTGCACTACGAGTGGTACCATCTGGTTCTACAAATACTAGACCTTTGCTCAAGTTTTGTCATGTTTTGTGGTTCTTTGGCTATTGTGATCAAGCTCACTGCAAGACTGCTCCAATTTGGACATTTAAATGTGAGTATCAATCATTATAGGGAAAGCGGATTACTGCCAATAACACAGTAG